The DNA window TGGATCATCTGGACCTGGCCACTCATCTGTCTGTCCTGCGGGCCGTGTCGGAACTGACAAAGAAAACTCTGGATGAAATGAAAACCGAACCGTTTCTCTTTATTCCGGACGACAGGCGCAAAGAGCGGCATTTGATGTTGAATTACAGATAGCAGAACCGCTTGAGGCATGAGAATTGATTATAAAGGGCAGCCGACTTACGTGCCATGATAGACAGCACACTCTGTCGGCAGATTACCGCCTTTAAAAAGAGTAAGGTTAATTAAGCGTCCATAGACACTTTGATACCTTACTCTTATCTTCACAAACTCTTTTCGACATAAATTCTTATTTTCATAACCCCTATCTGTCCCGGCGTGCGTGCCCCAGCCACATGGCGATTCCGCGGATACGCCGCCCAGGATATTGCCGGTGGTGACGGCGGCTGCAAAGTTTTTTACAACTTCCGGAGCTGTGGCTGCGCTCTAAGTAATTGCGCTCCGGGCGACTGCCTTTTTCAGCGCTTTGCGCAGCTCTGTGTAGTTCTGTATAATCTCAGTTTTTTGGAGCCCATGCAGCTTCCGCCGCCTCTATCGTATGCATTGCCAGCACGGAAGTTGTCACGGAGCCGACGCCTCCCGGCACGGGAGTTATTGCGTCCACAATTTCGGCGGCCGCGTCAAAATCAACATCACCGCACAGTTTTCCTTCTTTATTTACATTAATGCCTACATCGAGAACGGTCTGTCCCGGTTTCACCATATTCCTCTTGACAAGCCCCGCATGGCCTGCAGCGGATACGATGATATCGGCGTTGTCACAATAACGTTTGACGTCCCGTGTCTTAATATGGCAGAGTGAAACCGTGGCCTCTCTGGTCAGAAACATCAGGGCCAGCGGTCTGCCGACAACAAGGCTTGCCCCTATAACAACCACATTTTTCCCTTCCAGATCATAGCCATAATGTTCCAGGATTCTCATGCAGGCGTCTGCGGTACAGGGGGTATAGCCCGTCCTCGTCCCGGTAAAAACGCCCGACAGGGAACCATTGGTGATTCCGTCCACATCCTTGTCCGGGTCCAGCTTCGAACGTATCAGCGCATCGTCGAATCCTTCAGGGAACGGCCTGAATATCAGGCAGCCGTGGATGGAACCGTCCCGGTTTACCGCTTCTATTGAGGCAATCAGCTCCTCCTGTGAAGCCTCTCCGCCCAGATGGAACAGTTCCACCTCAATCCCGATTGTGGCGCATTTTTTCGCCGCGCTTTGTTCGTATTTGACGTCACTGACCCTTTCTCCCACCCGCACTATCGCCAATTTTGGCACTACGCCCCTGCTTTTTAAGTTTTCCGCCCTCATTCTGAGTTCTTCCGTCAATCTGGCGGCTACTTCCTTACCATCTAATATTTCAGCCATGGATCTACCTCCTGTTTTATAATCGTGATTATTCAAATGCCGTTTCACGTCGGCAAAGCTCGGAATGTTTATCCAAAAATGCACAGAAATACATCATGGAATCCTCCTCTGCAAACAAACACTTAGAATCTTTCTATATTAATTTCCGATGCATACGGCTGGATATTCTTCTGTAAAAACATATTTGCCACGGTGCCGAATCTTCCAACATCCCCGCTGCAGAAATACTTATCGCTTCCTTTGATGAGAGGAGCCGCTTTCTGGTTTTTTTCCGAGAGTCCCTTAAGCACCGCTTTAACGGATTCTCCTCCGGAATCAATCAGGGTTACGCCGCTGCCCATATAGTTCCGGATAGCTTCCTGGATCAGCGGGTAATGGGTGCAGCCGAGTATTACCACATCGACCTTCTCCTCCTTCAACCCCTTACAGTATTCTTCCACCACCGGGAGCAGCTTCGGATCGTCCGGATTGATATGGCCTCTCTCGATTAAGGGGACGAACTTTGGGCACTTCTGCTCAAATACCTTAACCCCGGGCAGAGTATCTTCGAGTTTCCTCCTGTAAATTCCGCTTTCCACCGTTGCCTGTGTTGCAATTACACCGATTTTTTTATTTCTGGTTGCTTCTGCGGCCGCAATTGCCGCCGATTCCACCACGCCGATAATCGGAATATCCTGATTTGCCGCCCTCAGCGCATCAATACAGTTTGCCGTTATGGTATTACATGCTATCAGAATTGTTTTCAGATTAAAGATACGAAGGAAATTCACGTCCTGCATCGACAGGCAGGTTATCTCATTTCTGCTTCTGTTCCCATAAGGAACGCGCGCTGTGTCCCCAAAATAAATAATACTCTCATTGGGCGCCGCCTGAAGCATGGCTTTTACGGCCGACAGCCCTCCCACTCCTGAATCAAAAATGCCAACCGGACGATTATCCATAATTCTGACCTCCTTAAAAATAATGGAACATGAACTTTGTGAGCCAATCACCGCCAGCCGCCGGTGAAATGATGAAATTTACTCAATTTAAAAGGGTAGAAATCAAAATATGATTTCTACCCTTTCAAATCAGCATAGCGCGAGTACATCGGCTACAAAAATAAAAGGTATTGATATAAGCGTACTTCATTAAACGTATTGCGGCAAAATGAATCATGACATAAATTACAGGAAGTTCATAAAGGCCGTAATCAGCAGTGAATTAATAATATCGGTGAAAAACCCTCCGCAGACCGGAATGATAAGATAGGCTTTCGCGGACGGACCGTATACCTGTGTCAGGGAATCCATATTGGCCATTGCATTCGGCGTGGCTCCCATTCCGAATCCGCAGTGTCCGGCCGACAGAACGGCCGCGTCGTAGTCCCTGCCACAGAGATTAAAGGTAATAAAGTATACAAACAATCCGGCCAGCACGGTTTGAACCAAAAGAATCACGATCATCGGCATCGCCAAATCGGCAAGCTGATACAGCTTCATTCCCATCATGGCAAGTGCCAGGAAGAAGTTAAGGGAGATAGAGCCGATCGTACTGATTTCCTGAACCGGGATTTTTACATTTCTGCTGTCACAGACATTTCTGATAATAATACCAACCAGCATGGCGCCCACATAAGAGGCCAGTGTAATATGCGCCCGCTCAAATACCATACTGATCAGAGTTCCGATTCCCGTCGCGGTAAATAACAGCGCAAGACCAAGAGTTCCCTTTCCAACATCAAGTTTTTCCGTGACGTCGGTATTTTTCTTTAACTCATCCATAGCCTCCTGCGCCACTTCGGAGGAACCGCGGCTTTTCAGCTCCATCTTCCTGATTCTACGGCTGGCCAGCGGATTTCCGATCACATTGCCTGCAATCAGGCCATAGGTTGCCGCTGCTACGGCCACCGTCAGCGCATTCTCAACCCCCATATTCTCCAGCAGCGGACCGAATGCGGAAGACGTTCCATGGCCGCCCGTCAGCGGGAGCGAACCAAGGGCCAGCCCCATAAGCGGATTCAGCCCGAACGCTTTGCAGAGCGCCGCGCCGCATACATTCTGGATGGTGATTAAGGCTGCAACCGCCGCCATAAAGATTACCAGGGTTTTCCCCCCCTTTTTCAGCATTCCAAAGCCGGCGGTAAAACCGACGCTTGTAAAGAACAGGTTCATAAATACACTCTGAAGCGTCGTATCAACCGTAAGATTCAAAATTCCGAATTCATAGAAAACCAGGCTTAATATGGCAAAAATAATTCCGCCGATGACAGGACTGGGAATACAATACCTCTGAAAAAATTTGACTCTTGATTTCAAAAAACTTCCAAGATAAAACACTGCAACCGCCAATGCCATTGACTGATAAAGATTTAAAGATAATTCCATATCTTTGTCCCCTCCCCTTCTCATTTCACTTAAGTTATAATGTGATATTCTTATATACAAAAAGGCCCAAAAGAACTGCATGCATCTTAAGATGTATGCTATTCTTTTGAGCCTTAAAAACATTCATATAGGGAGAGCATCCATTGCATCCGTATACGTGCATATAAGGTTTCAATTGTCTGAAGCCAATGTTCTGCGCAGAAGCATTTACTTTGAGATTAGTAAAGCATAGTTTTCAAAAGATGACAATAGAAATATTGAACAAAGTTGTCGCTTAATTTTTAGCTATTTTTATGATTGACTATTTTTTCAAGATCATTTATTCTGATGTCAGTCGAATATATTGGTTTTGGGATATCCTCTCAGAACTAAAATAAATTAGGCGAAAGAACTATCATTATGGAGTAGTTCTCTCGTCTTTTTGTTATTGGTAATGAAAAGTCCGCGAACCGTGCTTTTCGTTGTTTTAAAGAAATGGAGAACTTGTATGGTTAAAATTTTTCCGGAAGATTCAGTATTTATCACAGGCGTTGCCAAGGTATCAAAAGAAGATGCCATCAACGCCATGTACGGTGCATTTTCCCTCAGTATGGTAATTGATATTCATACGAACACGATTATCAATGCCAGCGCCAACATGGTTATGGAAGACACCAATCTCTTTCTACGAGAAATTCTCGTTGGGAAAAATATTGTCACCGACGTCGCCCTCATCAGCGAAATCATCAAAAAAAGATTCCTGGCGCTGGCCCAAAAGGCGGTCCTTGTCGCTCTGAGGGACGCGCAGAACCGTTATCTTATGGCGTATCCGGAAGCTAAGCTTTAGTGTTTTAACATCCATTATACGATCTTTTTTAAAGATTATTCGGCCACCCCCCGATTAATCATCTTAGGGAAGAACAAACCCGGCATTGCAACCAATGTCTGTTTGTTCTTCCTTTTTTATTTCACAGGAGTAGAATTGCCGGCAGGCGTTCGAAATAAACCATAAATTATCTATGAAAGGGGATTTTCTCATGTCCAACTCAACAAAACAGGATGCTGTCAAATTACTTGATGTCTTTGACCCTGAAATGTCCGGCCTTCTTCACCGCGAAGAAAAGCGCCAGTTTGAAACAATCGGTCTTATTGCTTCAGAAAACGTTGTTTCCCCACTTGCTTCCGCCCTGGAAGGTTCCGCATTTACAAACAAAAACACCGAAGGCTACCCGGGAAAACGGTTTGTAGGCGGCTGCCAGCTGGCAGACCAGGCCGAACTCCTTGCCATTGAACGTGTCAAGAAGGTCTTTGGCGCCGAACACGCCAATATCCAGTCGGGCAACGCTACCATTGCCAACATGGCGGTTCTCACCGGTTTATTAAAGAAAGGTGACACCTTCCTCGCCCTTGAACTCGACAATGGAGGCCATTTAAGCCACGGAGCCAAATTCCACTACAGCGGCCGTGAATTTAACGCCCTCCATTATGGCGTGAATAAGGAGACCGAGCGCATTGATATGGAGCAGGTCCGGCAGATGGCCCTTGAAAACAGGCCCAAACTCATTGTAACCGGCGCATCTTCTTATCCACGCGCCATCGATTATAAAGCATTCCGGGAAATCTGCGATGAGGCAGGCGCCTATTTCTGGGTAGACTGTGCCCATGACTGCGGCCTGATCGCCGGAGGCGCCATTCCAAGCCCGGTTCCCTACGCCGACGTTGTCACCATGTCCACCCAAAAAACACTGAGGGGTCCCCGCGGATGCGGCGTTATCCTCTGCCGTGAGGATCTGGGCCAGAAAATCGACCGCGGTGTATTTCCAAGACTTCAGGGCGGCCCAAAAGGCGACATGCTGGCCGCACGCGGAGTCCTCTTTCAGGAGCTGCTTCAACCGGAATTTAAAGAATATGCAAAACAGGTCTGCCTGAATGCAAAAGCACTTGCAAAAGGCTGTAAAGATGAGGGGATGCGCCTGATTACCGGAGGCACGGATACACATATGGTCATGCTGGATGTAACTCCCGTCATTGCCAACGGACAGGAGGCGGAGACTCTTCTCTGCAGTCTCGGCATAATCACCAATAAAAATATGATTCCCTATGACACACTTCCGCCCCGTCTTGGAAGCGGTCTCAGAATCGGCTCCCCTACCATGACCACAAGAGGCGCCAAGGAAGAGGAAATGTACAATATCGGCCGTATGCTGGGCCGGGGGCTTAAGAACAAGGACAATCCGGCCGTGCTCGATGAAATCAGGCAGGAAGTTTATAAAATCGCCACTTCCCATCCGATGTTCTCCAGCGAGTGGGTTTCACCGTTGATCCGGGAAGAATTTGAAAAAATGTACTGCCATCAGACCTATTAATTTTTCCAAAACAATCAATTTTAGAGGAGGTATTTCCATGAATGCATATATCAAAAAAGTTCTGAATGAGGTAAGAGAAAAAAATGCGAATGAGCCGGAGTTTGTCCAGACGGTTGAAGAGGTTCTCACTTCTTTAAGTCCTGTGATTGATGCGCATCCTGAATATGAGGATAACGCGCTCCTGGAAAGGATGGTCATCCCGGAAAGAGTCATCGAATTCCGTGTTCCCTGGGAGGATGACAACGGAAAAATCCATGTAAACACGGGCTACAGGGTACAGTTTAACGGAGCAATCGGACCGTACAAAGGCGGACTTCGTTTTTCACCGGAAGTCAATCTTTCGGTTGTGAAGTTTCTCGGATTTGAACAGACGTTTAAGGACAGCCTGACAACGCTACCAATGGGCGGCGCCAAGGGCGGCTGCGATTTTGATCCAAACGGAAAAAGTGACAGGGAAGTTATGCGGTTCTGCCAGGCCTTTATGACTGAATTATACCGCCATATCGGACCGGATGTGGACGTTCCCGCCGGAGATCTCGGCGTCGGCGCCCGCGAAGTCGGATACCTGTACGGCCAGTACCGTAAAATTGTCGGCGGATTTAAGAACGGCGTCCTTACCGGAAAGGGCAGATCCTTCGGCGGCTCCCTCATCCGCCCGGAGGCTACCGGTTACGGTTCCGTTTATTATGTGGAAGCGGTTATGAAGCATGAGAACGACACGCTGGCCGGTAAGACCGTTGCCCTGGCCGGATTCGGCAACGTGGCATGGGGCGCCGCCAAGAAGCTGGCCGAATTAGGCGCTAAAGCGGTTACACTCTCCGGACCGGACGGATATATTTACGATCCGGACGGCATTGTGACCGATGAAAAAATCAGTTACATGCTGGAAATGAGGGCGTCCGGACGCAACAAAGTCCAGGACTATGCGGATCAATTCGGCGTGCCGTTCTACCCCGGCGAGAAACCCTGGGGACAGAAGGTTGACATTATCATGCCCTGCGCTACCCAGAATGATATCGATCTGGAACAGGCGAAAAAAATTGTTTCAAACGGTGTTAAGTACTATATTGAAGTCGCCAATATGCCCACTACAAATGAAGCGCTTAAATTCCTGATGGCACAGCCGGGCATGGTGGTTGCTCCATCCAAAGCCGTCAATGCCGGGGGCGTGCTTGTATCCGGACTTGAAATGAGCCAGAACAGCGAAAGACTTTCGTGGACTGCCGAAGAAGTTGACTCAAAACTGCATCAGATCATGACCGAAATTCATGACGGCTCGGCCGACGCGGCGAAGCGGTACGGCCTCGGCTATAATCTGGTAGCGGGCGCCAACATTGTCGGCTTCCAAAAAGTTGCGGATGCGATGATGGCCCAGGGTATCGCATGGTAGCATTTATCCGTACCTCTTCCGGTTTCATATAAATGCAAAGCGCCCGGTGTCTGCTTAAAAACAGGTATCGGGCGCTCTTTTTAGTAAGTTGCAGTGAAAAGTCCGCGAAGCGTGCTTTTCGTTGTTATTTACCAAATTCCGTATTCTTTTGCTTTTTCCCTCAGCTCGTCGCGGAAATCGGGATGGGCGATGCTGATTAACGCCTCCGCCCTCTCGGCCACATTTTTTCCGCGCAGCCATGCGATTCCATACTCGGTAACAATATAATCCGTATCGTTCCTGGATGTGGTGACGACGGCCCCCTCGTGCAGGAATGGCACAATCTTGGAGCGCAGCGCTTCCCCGCCGTTCTCATCCTTAGCCTTGTATGTGGAATGCATTGCAATGATGGATTTTCCTCCCTTGGACATCTGGGAGCCCTGCACCGTCTCGGACTGGCCGCCGGTGCCCGACCACTGATCATGGCCCACCGTCTCGGAGGCGCACTGGCCGGTGAGATCCACCTCCAGGGTCGCATTGACTGAGACAAATCGGTTGTTAAGTCCGATCGTGTACGGGTCATTTGTAAATGTACATGATTTAAACAGTACGGCCGGATTATTATCAATATAATCATAAAGGCGCTTACTTCCCATCGTAAAGGAGCAGACCGAATATCCGTCTAAAAGACCTTTGCGGGAGTTATCCACCGCCCCGCACTCGATCAGGTCGACCATGGTCTCCGTAAACATTTCGGTGTGAATCCCCAAATGCTTTTTGCTCTTCAACTCGGCAGCAACGGCATTGGGAATATTGCCGATTCCCAGCTGAATTGTGGAACCGTCCTCTACCAGGGAGGCCACATATTTTCCAATCTCCGCGTCCACTTCCGTATACGGCGCAACCTTGCTCACCGGGATGGGACGGTCGGATTCCACGAGGGCGTCTGCCTCGGAAACATGGACCTGCGTGTCTCCGAAGGTACGTGGGAAATTAGGGTTCACCTCCAGAATTGTCAGCGCTCCGCTGTTGATTAAATCCCGCTCATAGATTGCGCTCACGGACAGCGACATATATCCGTGGCTGTCCATCGGAGAAACGGTCGCCAGGACTACCGGGCGGCGCTTCTCATATTCCAGACGGCTCAGCACTTTACGCAGAACCGAGGTGGAACTCTGTGGGATGGCGCTGACCAGTTTCTTTTTATGCGCATCTCGCAGTCCGGGGCTGAAAAACCATCCGTTATGGGACATTACCCCCTGCATTTCCGGATCCTTGAATGCATCATAATACTGTAATGGAAGACAGGTATTGATGGTAGTATTTTTAACTCCCGTCTCTTTCAGGTGCTGAAGATGGGACAGGATTGCCGCCGGCTCTCCCGCCGCCTGTGCGGAAAACATATAGTCTCCGTCTTTTATCAGTTCTAGGGCCTCGTCGGCTGTCATCACTTTTTCACGATAGATTTCTTCGAATGATTTCATTTTTACTCTCCTCTTCTATTTATAATATCCGCTGTCGGCGGTAACCTTAG is part of the [Clostridium] symbiosum genome and encodes:
- a CDS encoding bifunctional 5,10-methylenetetrahydrofolate dehydrogenase/5,10-methenyltetrahydrofolate cyclohydrolase; amino-acid sequence: MAEILDGKEVAARLTEELRMRAENLKSRGVVPKLAIVRVGERVSDVKYEQSAAKKCATIGIEVELFHLGGEASQEELIASIEAVNRDGSIHGCLIFRPFPEGFDDALIRSKLDPDKDVDGITNGSLSGVFTGTRTGYTPCTADACMRILEHYGYDLEGKNVVVIGASLVVGRPLALMFLTREATVSLCHIKTRDVKRYCDNADIIVSAAGHAGLVKRNMVKPGQTVLDVGINVNKEGKLCGDVDFDAAAEIVDAITPVPGGVGSVTTSVLAMHTIEAAEAAWAPKN
- the murI gene encoding glutamate racemase; protein product: MDNRPVGIFDSGVGGLSAVKAMLQAAPNESIIYFGDTARVPYGNRSRNEITCLSMQDVNFLRIFNLKTILIACNTITANCIDALRAANQDIPIIGVVESAAIAAAEATRNKKIGVIATQATVESGIYRRKLEDTLPGVKVFEQKCPKFVPLIERGHINPDDPKLLPVVEEYCKGLKEEKVDVVILGCTHYPLIQEAIRNYMGSGVTLIDSGGESVKAVLKGLSEKNQKAAPLIKGSDKYFCSGDVGRFGTVANMFLQKNIQPYASEINIERF
- the gltS gene encoding sodium/glutamate symporter — encoded protein: MELSLNLYQSMALAVAVFYLGSFLKSRVKFFQRYCIPSPVIGGIIFAILSLVFYEFGILNLTVDTTLQSVFMNLFFTSVGFTAGFGMLKKGGKTLVIFMAAVAALITIQNVCGAALCKAFGLNPLMGLALGSLPLTGGHGTSSAFGPLLENMGVENALTVAVAAATYGLIAGNVIGNPLASRRIRKMELKSRGSSEVAQEAMDELKKNTDVTEKLDVGKGTLGLALLFTATGIGTLISMVFERAHITLASYVGAMLVGIIIRNVCDSRNVKIPVQEISTIGSISLNFFLALAMMGMKLYQLADLAMPMIVILLVQTVLAGLFVYFITFNLCGRDYDAAVLSAGHCGFGMGATPNAMANMDSLTQVYGPSAKAYLIIPVCGGFFTDIINSLLITAFMNFL
- a CDS encoding DUF3870 domain-containing protein gives rise to the protein MVKIFPEDSVFITGVAKVSKEDAINAMYGAFSLSMVIDIHTNTIINASANMVMEDTNLFLREILVGKNIVTDVALISEIIKKRFLALAQKAVLVALRDAQNRYLMAYPEAKL
- the glyA gene encoding serine hydroxymethyltransferase; amino-acid sequence: MSNSTKQDAVKLLDVFDPEMSGLLHREEKRQFETIGLIASENVVSPLASALEGSAFTNKNTEGYPGKRFVGGCQLADQAELLAIERVKKVFGAEHANIQSGNATIANMAVLTGLLKKGDTFLALELDNGGHLSHGAKFHYSGREFNALHYGVNKETERIDMEQVRQMALENRPKLIVTGASSYPRAIDYKAFREICDEAGAYFWVDCAHDCGLIAGGAIPSPVPYADVVTMSTQKTLRGPRGCGVILCREDLGQKIDRGVFPRLQGGPKGDMLAARGVLFQELLQPEFKEYAKQVCLNAKALAKGCKDEGMRLITGGTDTHMVMLDVTPVIANGQEAETLLCSLGIITNKNMIPYDTLPPRLGSGLRIGSPTMTTRGAKEEEMYNIGRMLGRGLKNKDNPAVLDEIRQEVYKIATSHPMFSSEWVSPLIREEFEKMYCHQTY
- the gdhA gene encoding NADP-specific glutamate dehydrogenase, coding for MNAYIKKVLNEVREKNANEPEFVQTVEEVLTSLSPVIDAHPEYEDNALLERMVIPERVIEFRVPWEDDNGKIHVNTGYRVQFNGAIGPYKGGLRFSPEVNLSVVKFLGFEQTFKDSLTTLPMGGAKGGCDFDPNGKSDREVMRFCQAFMTELYRHIGPDVDVPAGDLGVGAREVGYLYGQYRKIVGGFKNGVLTGKGRSFGGSLIRPEATGYGSVYYVEAVMKHENDTLAGKTVALAGFGNVAWGAAKKLAELGAKAVTLSGPDGYIYDPDGIVTDEKISYMLEMRASGRNKVQDYADQFGVPFYPGEKPWGQKVDIIMPCATQNDIDLEQAKKIVSNGVKYYIEVANMPTTNEALKFLMAQPGMVVAPSKAVNAGGVLVSGLEMSQNSERLSWTAEEVDSKLHQIMTEIHDGSADAAKRYGLGYNLVAGANIVGFQKVADAMMAQGIAW
- a CDS encoding acetyl-CoA hydrolase/transferase C-terminal domain-containing protein; amino-acid sequence: MKSFEEIYREKVMTADEALELIKDGDYMFSAQAAGEPAAILSHLQHLKETGVKNTTINTCLPLQYYDAFKDPEMQGVMSHNGWFFSPGLRDAHKKKLVSAIPQSSTSVLRKVLSRLEYEKRRPVVLATVSPMDSHGYMSLSVSAIYERDLINSGALTILEVNPNFPRTFGDTQVHVSEADALVESDRPIPVSKVAPYTEVDAEIGKYVASLVEDGSTIQLGIGNIPNAVAAELKSKKHLGIHTEMFTETMVDLIECGAVDNSRKGLLDGYSVCSFTMGSKRLYDYIDNNPAVLFKSCTFTNDPYTIGLNNRFVSVNATLEVDLTGQCASETVGHDQWSGTGGQSETVQGSQMSKGGKSIIAMHSTYKAKDENGGEALRSKIVPFLHEGAVVTTSRNDTDYIVTEYGIAWLRGKNVAERAEALISIAHPDFRDELREKAKEYGIW